In Vicia villosa cultivar HV-30 ecotype Madison, WI linkage group LG7, Vvil1.0, whole genome shotgun sequence, the DNA window GAATCATTGAAATTTTGGTCTTTGTTGAttaatcaaaatccaattctaatGAACAAACTCGcattgccttgtacttcaatcttTACTCGCAATCCCAATGAGCCTCTAACTCTAATTCTCACAACCCAAGCCAAAATTGACTCACCTTGAGAAATCCTTGATAATGAGGAACTTGAAACATAATGTCACCTTAACTGTATGATCTTCAGAGgaaaacattattatttttctgatttttgagCGACGATATAAACGTccttgataacttatagcactgAGAAGAAGGCAAAATTTGGAGTGCAACACATATGAGTCGGTGCCAATTCCATTGCATTACACCGTGTATGATTTGATGTTTGTCGCTGAGGAAATATAATTATGTGTGCCGAAATTGCTGTCTACTTATTATTATACTCCAtcttatattgttatgatatctcaccccttatgtttgaatgttacctctatgTGGGTACCGCGTAGGTGACAAGGATTAGAGTAGTTGAGGTATGGAGCGACGCCTAGTATTGCATAGTTTTAGTCGGATTtttctctgatatgtaacactgggggatgAACGCTTGTTTTTGCAATTCTTTTGTTATTATTGAGTTTTGGAAGTTTGGGAAGATTATGAATTCTCTTTGATGTTATTGTGATGTTGTATTTCTTTTAAGATGATTTTCCAGAGGATGATTATTGTGCATGAACTATCTTCGTTGCGTTAATAAGCTGAAGTTTGAATAATATGGTGATTGTGGAATTGGTTCATCCGCATTAACGTGCTATGTGTCTTTGTTTAAATATTTGAGCAACTTGTATGATGGTTATGAATGTAGCATCCCATTTGATGTTGTTTGATGTgttttattactctgattatttatttaatataacgaTGGGGAAATATGGTGTTACTGTCATCATCCAAATAACCAATCCTTAAACAACACTTATGATAAAGACTTCTCTTAAGATCGTTgttagaatcaaaatcaaatgaGTTGTTGCAGACGTCATACTTGCAAGCACATAGATAATCTATGAATCTAAGAATAATACAAGCAATATGGGGTAAACAAGCAGGCTCAAACATAAACACTCATATTAGAGGATCTCTAGAATAAAGAAGATCTCTTGAAAGAGAAGTATGAGTATCAAGAGCTCACTATCCAAAAAAACCTATAAAAGAGTTGCGAGTAAGAAGAAAACATTGGCTTTATCCTCAGGAAGAACATACTGATTGCTTATTCGTGTCTAGTGCCAACGAGCAAAGATCACATACGAGCTTAAACCAAAACAAGAATAACAAAACACGCAAGAAAGAATGATGGTAGAATATATAAATAAGTTATGTTGTAGGTCTTTAATAGCAGAAAACTGGTAAAATGCTGCTTTAGAAGTCTTTTATATGCACCTTATTCATTGAGGATCATACGATCTGTGGCGCACCACCAACAATTGAGTTTCATTGAACCTTGCTCAAAGTACTATCGAAGAGACACACGTCAGTCATTCCTAATGAAACATTAACAATTACAAGAACGTGTCTGTTTCTAATGACAATGACGTCCCATTAAAGCTTTCATTTCCCTAGACCAAGAAGTTGAACTAGAGCATGCATGGAAAACCCTAGCCCTACAAAGTAGATATAAAGGCTTGAGGGAAATTTTTCTAGACTGCCCATAAGGCCCAAGACAAAAGGCCAATCGTAAAGCGAAAGCAATGAAgcacgcataacaggtaaacctcAATTTCATCCGAAGCAGATAATCATGTCTTTAGTAGCTCAACTAACCGTTCAAATTAATTTGACGGCTGACCGCAATTCACACCTCACTCCACACTTTCTGTTGAGAATCGTTCTCATTATTTAAGAGGGAAAATCACAATTCTTAAATATTCAAATCATCTTCACTATCATTTTTCATTCTCTTACTAATCTAGACGTTAAAATACTAATCTTGTAAGTAGTCTTCCTAAAAAACTGCATCGAAAACTTAAGTCCACCGTAAAAAAATAGTGCTTTTTTGTCGAGCAGAGACTTTTATATAAGTGAGATGCCAATATTGTTAAGATGTGAATGAATAACtttaattttgtgatttttttaaaattaattaattttgtttatatttcgtTTTAGAGAGTAAttgtgaaaaaaaaagagaaaatatataAAGGAAAGCGCAGATATTAGAAGGCAGGGAGGAAAGTACCGATCTCTATTCCTCTTCCTTCCTTGGTCATCGTAATAATCTTTTTGTTTTGCTACCATTCCTTGAggagttattataattataataaacatTAAAGAAAGATCGCAActtagagagagagaggagagagaaagTGCGTGAAAAGACCTACTTGATCTTCGATATCCTTCGTCTTCCTCTCTCTCGCTCGATCGCATTCGTGTAACCATGAACGAGAAAGCCAACGTTTCTAAGGAGCTCAACGCCAAGCACAAAAAGGTCCTCGTTCCTTCCCATGATTTGTTATTTAATGTGAATCACGATGCCCGAATACACCATTCTCTTCGGATCAATCCTATTTAATTCTTCAGATTCGATTTAATCATTGTCCGATTCGTTTATCGAGAAATCCAACTTGCATTTTCGACTTTTATGATTTCTCATGAACTCTACCTATTTGGATACTTTTAACTTTCTAAATTCCAAGATAAGTTGATTAAAGGACAAGATATTGAGGATCttatttgatttgaaaaaaaataattatccaaTCTTGATCAATTTGCATTTGTTAGAATGGATTTAAGATCCTGAGTTTTTAGCATAcggttttcaattattttttactgTTGTTGCATTTGATACTTGTTTGTTACACTTGTGTCCCTCTTTTCCTTTGCAGACACTAGAAGGACTTCTTAAATTACCAGAGAATAGGGAATGTGCTGACTGCAAAGCTAAGTATGTATCTGGCTCTTATCATATCAaataaatcaacaaaacaaaTATACTATTGGATTATCTTTGTATTAACCGTTTTCACCattattttctaattttgttttcatttccAGAGGACCAAGATGGGCTAGTGTCAATCTTGGCATCTTTATTTGCATGCAGTGTTCAGGAATACATCGAAGTCTTGGGGTACATATTTCGAAGGTAATAATGTTATGTTCCTTCCAATGGTAAAAGTGTTTTGCTTTGAGATGCTGTATTGTTTTTATGCTCATGTTACTTCACTTCTTAATTATATACACTCACAAATGGTTTCCAAATGAGCGACATTAATATTCTCTAACTTGCTTTTCTTGTTACCAGTATGCAGCACTGCTGTAGGGAATCTGTTTGCCAATATTATGTTATTCTGCTTTTTCTCTTTCCTTCAAATTTTGATTTAAAGATTTCTAGCATGACCATCTACTTGGTTCACAAAATGTTTCACTATAACTTTTTCCCTTTTCAATTAAAATTTGTTATTCATGTGTCTCGATTTTCTGTGGAACTACTAAAAAATTGCTATTCGGTCCTTTCCGTTAGATATTTTGGTATTATTATATCCTCCGGTTAATTAAAGGCCTGCTCTAAATGTTAAATTGCTAGTAtactgttattattattattatatgcttACTTAATAGTTTTTCTGCAGGTTCGCTCTGCTACTTTGGACACTTGGCTCCCAGAGCAGGTTGCATTTATTCAATGTAAGTGAATCTAAATAACCATGATGACCTTGTGGTTTTTGAGTTTTGCTTAGTGTACATCTGTTATATAGTTTTCTCACTCTTTGAATTTTTGTGCTTTATTTTTAAAAGCTATGGGAAATGAGAAAGCAAATAGTTATTGGGAAGCAGAATTACCTCCAAATTATGACAGAGTTGGTATTGAAAACTTCATTCGTGCAAAGTATGTTTGTTGATATCTTAAACCAAACTGTTTcatttagttaaatatttgtaCAATTTGAAATGTATATTTCTTGTTAAGTGCACCTGCTGAAGCTGACTCTTTGCTTTCATTACTGCATATATTTAAAGGTATGAAGACAAGAGATGGGTTGCAAGGGACACTAAGCCAAAATCACCTTCTAGACTACCAGAAGAGAAAAGTCATTCACAATGGCAAAAATCTGTTGAAAGAGTTGGGCATAATCATGTTGCAGAGAATAATTTTGAAGAAAGGAGGAAAATCCAACTATCAAATGCAAATCCTGCTACTAGAATTAGTATTCTTGCTCCTCCTAAAGGACATGTTCAGGTCTCTCCTTCTCTCTTTATTTTTCATATTCTTGTGGTAAATTGTGTGGGTATTTTATTTGTAAACTCTGTTCTTCTTCAGTCAGAGAAGACCCATGACCACGAGTCACTGTATCTAAGTAATATAAGAAGTGAAAACAAAACAGATTCCCCTTATCAACTTAGGGGAATAAATACATTTCTTAAATTTTAGGTAGTTACCCCCTTTATTTTTAAGAAAACTGTCCCATTATGTATGTAGTATCCTAAATGCCCAATTTCGGATGACTCATTGGCAAACCAAGGTATCCCCCACATGCAGCCGTGAAGATTAATTTTTTTGAGGTAACTGAGATAAATGCAAGGGGTTAATATCTGTTAGTATATGTTTTTCCACACATACAAATAAGGGATCAAACTCCTGACCAAATGATTAACCAGGTATCTACCATATATCACACCATGTTGGGTGGTTTTGGATATTTAAATATGTACTAAAAGACCAAAATAGGATTGATGGTTAGGTGATACTGCAGTGATGATCATAAGTTGATAACAAATAACATAATGCATAAAGACAACTATTCAAGAATTTTTTTTAGATTCAAGGGGCTTAATTAACATAATTGATAAGTAGGAGTTATATGCCATTCTTACCAATAACCAAGTTTTAATTGTGGATTTGCGCACATCACATAATAACAAATTTTCTTAATCTAGCAAGAAGGAATACCTTAGTTAATTTTGTGTCACGTTGGAATATATCCTCAATGTTGTCACGCACGTTACTTGTGTTTATGTCTCTTGCGTATCTTAAATTCCGATTTACTGCTAGAGATATGTTACTATTTACAAATTTTAGTGTTTACAAGGAAATCCAGTTACTCGAGCTTAGATAGCAGCATGTAGTTCTTTGCTCCAGTACCTCATCTCCAATCTGAAAAACTGTATATTGGGAATTAAACTATGTCTTCACCaatttaaagaattttttatttacaatttGTCATAccttaaaattttcttttaatataccCAACAAAGTCTAATATGATCATTAGGAAAGATGATAAATGTCTTCTGTTGGATAGAGAACTTATCCTATTAGAATTCCAAATATTCCTATAAATTGCAAAAGAAGGTTTGTATGTATATATTTGAATACTCTTTGTCAGAGTAGTCAATAGCGGCACTATCCCGCTATAGTGGAATGGAGCGGAGGCCGACCGCTATGGGAAGAGCCTTAGCGGTGCAGAACATTATAGCGGCCGCTATAGGGAAAATAGCAGGATAGCGGAGTAGAGCAGTTCCCGGCCCCGAGTTGTTTCTGGCCTGCTGTCCTTTTCCCccttaaaaaaaccaaaattaccCCTTAAATTTACAATGTTTTAAGGATAATTTGgggtttttcaatcaaatttgagttGAGACTCAACCTTATCCTTCCTTCATAGTCGTTTATGCACTTCAAGAGTCATGTGTGTTTtgatttgtaaatattttatgagttaagttatttatttaattttacattaaaattaaatatatgtttataattattatatgtaatttgtccaaaaaaatgatgaaatagagCGCACGTCACGCTATATGCTATCCCGCTATCCCACTTTTGGGGTCGGCTGCTCCGCGCCCTATCCAGGAATGACTACTCTGCTCTTtgtaaaaaatgaattaattagaAGTACAGTTCCCCCATTATTTCCTCTCTGATCTCAATTGGTTGAGGTACTTATTGATGGTGATGGATGTTTGGAAAATATTATCAGTGATGATTTTGACGTCTTCTACAAAAAATAATTTAGCTTGACATACATTTTCAATTGCTTATATGATAAATTATGATACAGAGCAATTAACGTCTTATCTTTTCTATCAAAAGGAAATTCTTTTGCTTGCAAGTATCAGTGTTTAGTTTTTAGAGGTATAAAAATGATCAATTTCTAAACAGGTAGCTCCAGTGGCTAAACATCAGCATATTGAGAAAGTGGAACCTCTGGTGCCACAACTGCAAGCTGAAACATCACAGACAACTGGCACAGCTCATGATCCCCCTCCCAAAGTTGATTTTGCAACGGACCTTTTTGACATGTTGTCTATGGATGATCCAAATGAAAAGGGCTCTGACGCCGCTGATACTACTGCTGATGATGATAACAACTGGGCAGGTTTTCAGTGTATGTTCTtagtataattttaaaaaatgcaactAGATGATGATCAACATATTTTTTCTTTGAATAAATGATGATCCACACGTTGCGCAGTTAGAATATATTTGTCTAAGTGATATCTTATATAAGAATACGAGCTAGAATTAGTGTGCGTAGCTGATGGAAAAAATATTCTGGTAATAGTGATGTCTTTGAATGAGAGATTTATGTAACACATGAACATTCCTACTAATAGAAAATTATTTGTTGGCTCTAAGATAGCAGTATCTTATATATTATCTACACTTTAATCTTTGGCAACCCAATAAATAGACAAAAGTGTTTCCAACTCCTGTGTTATTTCttttagaatttaaaaaatatcattgCTACAAAAAGCCGATGTCTCTCAGGATCCCGTGCTTTTGGCTAAATGATCTCCATTTTTGTAGTtgcttttgatttgatttgtttgatagACATGTAAAAATAGTGTTtcagaatttttgtttttttgaggaTTTGGAGAAGCTTCCTATGGTCATTTTGTTTGCTATAATTGTTGCAGCTGCTGCAGAGACGTCAACAGCTGAGAAAACTGACACCAGGAAATCGTTTGAGAGTACACCCCAGCCCAGCTCTGGAATTGACGATCTATTTAAAGACTCATCTTCAGTAACGCCAATCTCTGCTCTTGAAAAACCACAAAAAGATATAAAAAATGATATTATGAGCCTCTTTGAAACGGTTTGTGCATTTGAGAGGTCCTTCTATGAGTTGATATAGTTAGTCTTATTTATTGACTTCCTTCATGACATTACGGTTGAATTTAGCTGTTGATCTCTATCTAAAGATGGGTTGTTTTGTTATGATATGTCAATATGATTTTACCTAACTCAGTAAATGGGATATATGCAGAAGCAGAACAATATAGTGTCTCCATTTGCTATGCATCAACAGCAGTTGGCTATGCTAGCACAACAACAGTCCCTTATAATGGCTGCTGCTGCTGCTGCTAAATCTGCTAGCGGGGATGCCAAATATCCTGCTAATGTACAGCAACCTAGTCTCAATAATCCTATCCAAAGTTGGCCAGCTGCAAGCTACCCAATCCCAGGAGTAACTCCCGTGGGTGATCAAGGAGAATTGCAGAAACTTATGCAGGTAAAGATCAATGTGAGCTTTAATCTAATTGATTCATGATTTGTTCTTATCTGTTATCCAATCTGTTTATCTTCCTTCTGGATACAGACAATGAACATGACTTCCGCCCATCCAGCAGAGAGCTCAGTTCAGTATCCACCATCTAGGTACGCCACTAGTCCGTGTATTTAAAAGTCCTATTAAATTCCAGTATAGAACATAGATAGCTGATAGGGATTGATCTGAATGGGTTGTCTTGCTGCACAGAATTTTGAATAATCTTGTGCTAGATGCCAATAGAAGGaaacattgattcaacaaatcaATATAAGGAGAACATAGACTGGTGTCAAGATATATTGGGGTTACTTTTTCCATTGATTTATCATAGTCCAAAAGTTGatcagattattattattattattattattattattattattattattattattattattattattattattattattattattattattattattattattattattattattattattattattattattattattattattattattattattattattattattattattattattattattattattattattattattattattattattattattattattattattattattattattattattattattattattattattattattattattattattattattattattattattattattattattattattattattattattattattattattattattattattattattattattattattattattattattattattattattattattattattattattattattattattattattattattattattattattattattattattattattattattattattattattattattattattattattattattattattattattattattattattattattattattattattattattattattattattattattattattattattattattattattattattattattattattattattattattattattattattattattattattattattattattattattattattattattattattattattattattattattattattattattattattattattattattattattattattattattattattattattattattattattattattattattattattattattattattattattattattattattattattattattattattattattattattattattattattattattattattattattattattattattattattattattattattattattattattattattattattattattattattattattattattattattattattattattattattattattattattattattattattattattattattattattattattattattattattattattattattattattattattattattattattattattattattattattattattattattattattattattattattattattattattattattattattattattattattattattattattattattattattattattattattattattattattattattattattattattattattattattattattattattattattattattattattattattattattattattattattattattattattattattattattattattattattattattattattattattattattattattattattattattattattattattattattattattattattattattattattattattattattattattattattattattattattattattattattattattattattattattattattattattattattattattattattattattattattattattattattattattattattattattattattattattattattattattattattattattattattattaatttcctTTCATAATTGAGGTTTGATCCCAGTAGCATTGAAATAATATTCATATTAATTAACTGCTGCTCTTGCTGCCTAGTATGCCCCTTCAGATTTGATAACACATGCTAAAGAGGCAttattttgtttcaaacattTGTTGCTATTTACCAGGGTTATAGGTTAGGAAGATGGCACTGTTGGCTGAAGACTATGTTTCACACAGTGTTAATCATTTTAACAACTAGTATCTCATTTGTTTAGTCATCAAAATTTTATAATTCTCTATTGGCTTCTTTAATCTCTTTATTTATCATACTCTCTTTGGTTAATGAATTTACCACTTGGTGCAGTTTTTTTACTATGGCTCCAGTTAATGGCGCAGTGACGGCAGTAGCTGGTAAACCTGAGTCAGCAACTCCAGTATCATCAACCACTACACAGACGGCAAATGATTATGATTTTTCCTCATTAACACAAGGAATGTTTGCAAAACCCTGATTGGCGTTTGTTTAATAGTGCCCGATGTCATATATACCATGGAAAATTAGTTAAAATTACAGAAAACTGCAATTCCTTTTTCTCCTTTCCCTCGATTGGTCATTGGGTTGTATACCATTTGTAGAGCTAGTGAGctagttcaatttttttttctcttgtttgAGGATGAATGCTTAATTTGTACTGATGTGTATTCACAATAAAATTCAGTGTTTTTAAACGTACCTGTATTTCCTTCCTTTTATGGACTACAGGTGTTTGGAATGAAACAAATGACTTCCTTATATGagaatgaggaaggaaaaactcaataAGTTTTTGGTggtgttttggaatgaaacaaatgacttccttatataatgaagtataCTAGCCAAAATTTCTAATCTAAGCGATGTGGGACTAAGGAATTTTTCCAACTAATATAATGTGGGACTTgacttaatgaactttttcaattcatctccctattaTGGAATAATGacataatgttccaacaatcccccacttgaatttaaaaaagtGTTTCAAAAGTAACGCCAAACATTTgtaagattgtgcataagcaaagatgtctacgacttgaacctttctgtagcaagtaggattctgattcaacaagagtgacacaattgtcttgaactctatctcagacatcaaactcgcacacaaccttttcttaaggtgtattctaaTAGCCCGTGCTTTAATGGCCCTACACGTGTATCCtagtttagtgaaggctctaggaattctgcctcgaaattccataAGAACCGGCCTAAGTTCTACAATCACATAGGTGAGActatcaagagtactcctgtagcctaggtactccctcatacaGAGTATAaatctcattaagagtttctattatctcatcctcttattacttcaggattcatgcttctcttatttactctagcatgatcgcctcatattactcacaacttgttattacccattggacctatttcttgggatctccagtcatttaggtcgggttaccatcatgagaaACTCATTTCTATATA includes these proteins:
- the LOC131620312 gene encoding ADP-ribosylation factor GTPase-activating protein AGD5-like isoform X2, which codes for MNEKANVSKELNAKHKKTLEGLLKLPENRECADCKAKGPRWASVNLGIFICMQCSGIHRSLGVHISKVRSATLDTWLPEQVAFIQSMGNEKANSYWEAELPPNYDRVGIENFIRAKYEDKRWVARDTKPKSPSRLPEEKSHSQWQKSVERVGHNHVAENNFEERRKIQLSNANPATRISILAPPKGHVQVAPVAKHQHIEKVEPLVPQLQAETSQTTGTAHDPPPKVDFATDLFDMLSMDDPNEKGSDAADTTADDDNNWAGFQSAAETSTAEKTDTRKSFESTPQPSSGIDDLFKDSSSVTPISALEKPQKDIKNDIMSLFETKQNNIVSPFAMHQQQLAMLAQQQSLIMAAAAAAKSASGDAKYPANVQQPSLNNPIQSWPAASYPIPGVTPVGDQGELQKLMQTMNMTSAHPAESSVQYPPSRILNNLVLDANRRKH
- the LOC131620312 gene encoding ADP-ribosylation factor GTPase-activating protein AGD5-like isoform X1; its protein translation is MNEKANVSKELNAKHKKTLEGLLKLPENRECADCKAKGPRWASVNLGIFICMQCSGIHRSLGVHISKVRSATLDTWLPEQVAFIQSMGNEKANSYWEAELPPNYDRVGIENFIRAKYEDKRWVARDTKPKSPSRLPEEKSHSQWQKSVERVGHNHVAENNFEERRKIQLSNANPATRISILAPPKGHVQVAPVAKHQHIEKVEPLVPQLQAETSQTTGTAHDPPPKVDFATDLFDMLSMDDPNEKGSDAADTTADDDNNWAGFQSAAETSTAEKTDTRKSFESTPQPSSGIDDLFKDSSSVTPISALEKPQKDIKNDIMSLFETKQNNIVSPFAMHQQQLAMLAQQQSLIMAAAAAAKSASGDAKYPANVQQPSLNNPIQSWPAASYPIPGVTPVGDQGELQKLMQTMNMTSAHPAESSVQYPPSSFFTMAPVNGAVTAVAGKPESATPVSSTTTQTANDYDFSSLTQGMFAKP